One stretch of Natronobacterium gregoryi SP2 DNA includes these proteins:
- a CDS encoding DUF7554 family protein → MLGSRGKLEVETLLKIVLALVAILLAIEVLNALVSGLLGILQPLLMLAILALIGLWLVDRL, encoded by the coding sequence ATGCTCGGCTCCCGCGGTAAACTCGAGGTAGAGACGCTGCTGAAGATCGTCCTCGCACTGGTCGCGATCCTGCTTGCGATCGAGGTCCTGAACGCCCTCGTCAGCGGCCTCCTCGGCATCCTACAGCCGCTGCTGATGTTGGCGATCCTCGCCCTCATCGGCCTCTGGCTCGTCGACCGCCTCTGA
- a CDS encoding putative periplasmic lipoprotein, which yields MHRRSFVALAAVTPLAGCSSFFGGGVDTTLSTGESVYFEAEEGADLTVSVDIQEIEETTGEADAERDSVGVQIAHEEGSWARTEDIEGSDTYEITVENDGEHSVTVYGGTASVSIE from the coding sequence ATGCATCGACGATCGTTCGTTGCGCTTGCAGCAGTAACGCCACTTGCAGGTTGCTCCAGTTTCTTTGGAGGAGGTGTCGATACCACGTTGAGTACCGGCGAGTCCGTCTACTTCGAGGCCGAGGAAGGGGCCGACCTGACGGTCTCGGTCGACATCCAAGAGATCGAGGAAACCACGGGTGAGGCCGACGCCGAACGCGACTCCGTCGGCGTCCAGATCGCCCACGAGGAAGGGAGCTGGGCTCGCACAGAAGACATCGAAGGTTCGGATACGTACGAGATAACCGTCGAGAACGACGGTGAGCACAGCGTCACGGTATACGGTGGCACTGCTTCCGTATCGATCGAATAA
- a CDS encoding 2'-5' RNA ligase family protein — MYSVNVPVPGRVRTLANELYPELVGFDSVRETHSCLLKRLGEADHVAQLQHRTHRALEGAPAVEATITGIDYFEEPPLGSAPVVYLAVESPGLEAIHADLTDAFDIIEGLEGADYVPHVTLARGGDAAAAARLAEREIDPVSWTVSELEFWDGSYKLPVSRVSLPA, encoded by the coding sequence GTGTACAGCGTCAACGTTCCCGTCCCGGGCCGGGTTCGAACGCTCGCAAACGAGCTCTACCCCGAACTCGTGGGATTCGACTCCGTCCGAGAGACCCACTCCTGTCTGCTCAAACGGCTCGGCGAGGCCGACCACGTCGCCCAGCTCCAGCACCGCACACATCGCGCTCTCGAGGGTGCTCCAGCAGTCGAAGCGACGATCACCGGTATCGACTACTTCGAAGAGCCACCACTGGGCTCTGCCCCCGTCGTCTACCTGGCGGTCGAGAGCCCCGGCCTCGAGGCGATCCACGCCGACCTCACCGACGCGTTCGACATCATCGAGGGTCTCGAGGGTGCCGATTACGTCCCACACGTCACGCTCGCCCGCGGTGGCGACGCCGCCGCCGCAGCACGACTCGCCGAGCGCGAGATCGATCCCGTATCGTGGACGGTCAGCGAACTCGAATTCTGGGACGGTTCCTACAAACTGCCCGTGAGTCGCGTCTCCTTGCCCGCCTGA